The Oryza sativa Japonica Group chromosome 11, ASM3414082v1 DNA window AGCTGCAGAGAGAGGGGCATATATGATAATGATATATCTCTGGGTTAAGAACGTTGTCGCCTAACACCATGTGGGAGGTATCAGTTTGGTCGGCTGCAAAAATGCTTTTGCCATGTCTGTCTTATCCTCTGGTGATAGatccactggcttataaatataaataaggCATTTGTAAGCTTGTTTAAGATGGCATAAGCAAAGGTTTGTGTGTGTCAGAGTCACTAGGCCTAGCTAGCTCCATCAGTTTTGGCTCTGGGATGGTGCTGGGGCAGCTTGCACTGTGGTCCAAGATTGCCAGTTCAGTAAtccttgttttttttcaatGGTTTAATCttgcctctcttttttttctttttgttgcatTCGGAATGCAGATGTTAATTATGGTTTGGTAGTGTAtattaatattattatattggtgaTTTTTGCCTTGATAGTTTTGAAAAGTTTGccattctcttctcttctttggTGAATATGTGTGGTGTAATCTGATACATaaaagggattttttttttggtgaatcTTATGAGGGAATGTACCTGTTCTTGTGCAGATGAAGCATCCTGTGGGTCACCAAGATGGATAGGGAAGAGCCTCTCTTGCGTATGCATCAAGAGAAAAGGAGCCTATGAGAGAATATGCATGAACCTTACACCAGTGCAGGTATGGGCTTGCGAGATATCTTTACTGTGCAAAGATTTGCAATGCTTTTATGCCAATGTGCACAGACAGGGCCTTTTTCTGCTGTCAGAAAAGGATTTATCTGCAGATCAAATCAATCAATAGATAAGCGGGCCTGCTTTTGAGTAAAGATCACATCGCTTAATCGCAGACTCGCAGTGACCACTCAAAAGGGATTGTTTAAGCTTTGGCTTTAAgttattgtttttctttattcatggatattagtttttttttcaatttcagtaTGTGGTCTGACCACTGACATCAGAAAATTTACATTTCAGAACTTCCTTTGAAACTTTATCTCTTCATATATATCACTAATACAGATAGTTAAAACAATCATCTCTTCCAATTTACAGGAAGAGAGGCTTCAGAGGCTGAGGCACCGTATGAAGGTTTATTTTGATCCTTCTAGACGAGATCATCAGGTAAATCTTGTACTAGCAATAAGCCAATAAATGAATTCATACAATATGTTACATTTCCCTCTGTCTAACTGCAGTGTAGATGTAGACTTGCTATCACACACTATCCAATGCTGTAGCTGTAGATAATTATTTTGGCACTGAACATGATCAGCAGATAAAATCATGCATAACAATCAGTGAACTCCTCAGTTTTGGTATTGATGACACTGATTTGACTAGAGTACCACAGAGTTACATGGTAGTAACATGTACTCGTATACTTTGATGTAAGTTTCTTTGTATTGATATCACCTGAATCCTGATAAATAGCAAATTATGATGATAGGAAGCATTGAAAGCTCTTTGGCATGCAACATATCCTGACCAAGAACTACAAGGTTTGATTTCTGAACAGTGGAAGGACATGGGATGGCAAGGAAGAGACCCATCAACTGACTTCAGGTACTCCAAACTAAAACTTGCCACCTGACAGATTAGCTCCAAAAATATGTTCAGCTGGTGTGAAGTTAAGTGAAAATGCACTACATGGTGCAGAGGCGCAGGATTCATATCTCTGGAGAATCTTCTATTCTTCGCGAAGACATTCTCTGTAAGCAATTCTTCATCATTGCTTTCATTATCTGAAACACTGTAGACTGAAGATCGCCCTCTTGTTTAATACTGATCTTCTTTGGTTGGTTAATCCCTGTAGGCCTCATTTCAGAGGCTGCTAAAGAAACAATGTGGCAATCGAGCTACTTGGGAGTACCCATTTGCAGTTGCTGGTGTAAATATCACATTCATGATCATGCAGATGCTGGATCTCCAATCTAGTAAGCACTGACCCAATTCTGCCAGTAAATCCAGTCTGTGGACCGCAGTTGTACTAATTAGACAATAATATTGTATGCAGCTAAGCCAAGAACGTTTGTTCGAGCTGTTTTTATCCAAATGCTGTCAGGTAGGGCCAGTTAAGTAAATACCTTTCCTGCATCATACAATATACCAACATTTTGAAACGAATTTGTCCTTGCTTTGTTCCCCCAGAGGATGAGTGGGCATTTGATCTCCTCTACTGCGTCGCGTTCGTTGTTATGGACAAGCAGTGGCTCGACAAGAACGCCTCCTACATGGACTTCAATGTAATTTTCCTGTCAATGTACATGCCATATTTTCTCCGTAACTCATCAGATTGCATTGTTTTGACCGATCTTGCGATTCTGTTGTGATTCAGGAGATACTGAAGTCGACACGGACACAGCTGGAGAGGGAGCTTCTGCTGGATGATGTGATGCGGATCGAAGACATGCCGTCATACAGCCTGCTCTGCTAGTAGTGGCCATACTGGTTGAACAATCATGATTGAGTCAATGGTTCTGACCTCTGAGTGTATAGCCCCCTCCCTTTTGTTGATTCCAGGGAAGGGAATTTTTGATGGCATGTAGAGCAATGGCCTCCTATTGTCATGCTGAACTTGTCCCACTGTAAACAACTCATCTGGGCATCACCACAATGAATTAGAATTGCTAGCATCCAATGTCAAAGCTGGTGTTAATCTGTCATATTTTACCCCATGGATGTAACAACAGAATCAACGAGTGGGTAAAATCAACTTGCAACCTCTGGTGAATGGTGTTCAATGAATCCTCATTTCCTTACTTAACTTGTCAAACTTTTCCGATATGATGTCAGCCTTGTCAACAATCCTCTGTTCATGAACAGAAAATCAGCTACTATGAAATTGCCAAATGCTGATCAGTTCTGACATGCTATGAAATTGTCGTTTATTCTTCCAATGCCGACGTCAGctgtcgtcgccggccaccgtgcTGGAGCCGGGGATCTTGGAAAGCCGCGCccgcttcatcaccttcctcagcCTGTCCACGTCCTGCCACCTCCCGGCCTCGGCGTACATGTTGGAGAGCACCACGTAGACGCCATGGTTGCCGGGATCCAGCTTGAGCATCTCCTGCACCGCCCTCTCGGCGACGTCGATGTCGCCGTGGTTCTTGCAGGCGTTCAGCAGGGCTCCCCAGATCACCGTGTCGGCGTCGCAGGTCGTCATGCCACGGATCATCTCCTCGGCTTCCGTGAGGAGGCCGCTCCGGCCGAGGAGGTCGACCATGCAGCCGTAGTGCTGGATGGTCGGCGCCACCGCGAAGTCCTTCTCCATGGACGCGAACACGCGGCGGGCCTCGTCGAGACGCCCCGTGCAGCCGTAGGCCGACAGGACGCCGACGAGCGTGGCACCGTTCGGCGGCACGCCGTCCCGCCTCATCCGGTGGAACGTAGCAAGGGCGACCTCGCCGTGGCCGTGGTGCGCCAGCCCGGTGATCAGGGCGTTCCACGTCGCCGTTTGCCGCTCGGGCATCCGGTCAAacaccgccgtcgcctcctccatggCGCCGGTCTTGGCGTACATGTCGACCAGCGCCGTCCCGAGGATGGCCCCCACCACGGGCGCCGTCACCCGCCTCGACTCCATGAGCTCGTGCACGCGCCGCCCCATCTCGAGCCCGCGCGACCCCGACCGCGCGCACGACGACAGCACGGACGCCAGCGCTGCGCCGTGGGGCTCGATCCCGTCGCCGACCATCTCCTCGAACGACCGCATGGCGTCCTCGTGCATCCCGTTTTGCGCGTACCCGGACACCATGGTGGTGCACACCACCGCGCTCCGCTCGGGCAATCCGTCGAACACCCTGCGCGCGAGGGGGACGAGGCCCGCGAGCGAGTACGCCCGGACGAGGCCGTTGGCGACGTAGGCGTCGCGCTCCAGCCCGTGCCTGACGGCGAGCGCGTGGAGCTGCTCGGAGgcgcggagggggaggcgggcgGATGCCTTGAGGAGGAAAGTGAAGGTGTGCCTGCCGGGAGAgtacgagccgccgccgccgccgctgccgcggcggaggagggagaagaagcggagggcggaggccgggtcgggggaggaggcgagggcGCGGAGCGTGATGTTGAGCATGAAGGAGTTTGGGGCGcaggggagggaggcgaggaggcggagcaCGGCTCCCggaggggagagcgcggcgtgggcggcgaggaggcgggacGCCGCGAAGGCGTcgtcggcgaggcggccggagaCGAGCATGGCcgcgtggacggcggcgagcgcgcgcgggGTCGCGCAGCGGTCGGCCAGGAGGGACAGGTTCGGCCGGCGCCGGatgccgccgcgggcgcccacggcggcggcggcggcggcggccattggCGTCGCGTGCGTCGCCACACTGTACACGGAATCCTCCTCTCTGCGTCGCCCTCTTCCCAAAAAAATACGTATATAGGGCGtgtttagattaaaaaaattttcGTTAAAGTTCCAACTTTTCCGactccgtcacatcaaatgtttggatatatgcatagaacattaaatgtggatgaaaaaaaccaattacacagtttacatataaattgcgagacgaatcttttgagcttaattacgctatgatttgacaatgtgatgctacaataaatatttgctaatgacagattaattaggcttaatgaATTTGTCTCGGAGTTTACatgcagaatctgtaatttgttttgttattagtctacgtttaatacttcaagtGTATgaccgtatacttaaaaaaaaattggcacacgaactaaacacaaccatagtATCAGATTTTAAACAACAAGTAATatgattttatgaatttagatagatCATGAATATTAGGCATCCATTTATAACTGATGGATTTTACTGTAATTTTGTAAAACGTCCATATAAATCCATTTAATTTGTGTTCAAATTGATAAAATCCTTCATCTCCTAGAGGAAGCCAGCAAATCTAGTTGGGTAGGAGGCAGTATGGAGGTTAAGGCGTTCCTAAGGTGTCGACTTGATGTCCTTGAGACTGTAAAGTGTCGCTTTAGGATATACTCCAAGTTATCTCTGAGGCTCTAAGGCATCGCACCAAGGTAAGACAGCTTGAGGCGACACCTGGGAGTCTCGCGCTCTATATCGCTAGTGAAAAAATTAGCTTTCGTGAAAAGAAGTTTAAGTGAAAACGAGCCCATGCACTATAGGAAACATAGAGAGGGGCATCTAGCAAAGCAATATGACATTTGGTGACTTTGCTCCCTCCCCTTCACATCTGACAGTAGCGCTCTTTGCATCTGGCAACGACGTACCCATCTCTTTCGATGGTGGAGACTCTCCCCTCAACGAGTACTATCTCCTCTCCCCCTTCATCATCTGCTGAGCTACTCCTTTCTGTTCTTATTTCTATGCTCTTCTCTTCCTCAATGCTCATTTCTTGGGCCCTCCGTTGCTCTGGTGCTCTCCCTCGCTGCTCTTGGCTTCCCCCCTCTCCCTAACTACTCTTGGCTTCCTAGTTCCTCCCGCTTCCTTAACTATTTGCTTCATGTGCATTTGATGTAGTACATAGAATACTGTTGATGTTATTGGTTATTAAAATGCTAAATTATTATACCCATCTAACACTTAAAATACTCATTAtatcccaaaataaacaaatttagtactggatgtgacatattataGTACTATGGGTGTAACATGttataatactatgaatctggataggaGGTTTTTCAAAGAcaattcatagtattaggatgtgttacATCCCATACTAGATTagtttattttgaaacagagaggGTATGTACTACTATCAGGGCTCAACAATTTGCAGCAACAAGGTATATAAAGTGTTGTTAAAATGTAGTTATATTACACTATATTTTTGTTGTCATATTATATTATTACGATTATAGGCTGCTTTCGGCTGGGCTAGCTGCCATAGCGGCTGCGGCTACAGCTGTTGTGAATGGCTGTAGCTAACAGCCGTTTTAAACTATCACAGTCGCTGCGGTAGCAGGAGCAAGTGCCTCCGAACAAAGCCTTACCTCCGAACAGACTTGCCAAACCACTCTCCAAGCCGTATTTTAACAAATGTAGGAAAAAATGccctccaacagcctctctaacTGCCTCTCCAAGTTATCCAACTGGCCAAAATACGCCTCTCCCTGGCCAAATCTGGCCAGCCTCTAGCTAGCCACCCCAGCTTGCcaaaggtgggccccacccttTTTCACCGCTCCATCCCAATCTCGCAGAAAATCAACGCTCCCTGCACTCGTCGTCGGTCAGCCACCTACCCTCGCCATCCACCGTCGCGTGGACGTCACCGCCTCCCCTCGCCGTTAGTCAGCCGCCTGCCCTTGCCGTCCGCCATTGCGtggacgtcgccgccgcagcaaaGGGAGAGGGGTGGGGAGGAGCTTGGGAatgtctcgccgtcgccgctcatGACTTCAGTCGATCATTCCCATCTCTGAAATATAGAGAGGGTGTTGATGTCCCTGTCTTGCTTTCATCACCTGCTTCAACCCATCGAAAATCCCCCAAAACCAAGATCCCCAATTGCtcgaaagagaagagagaaagaaacaaGAAGTTGCTTGAAAGAGAAAACGAGAGGCGCAAACAAGAAGGGCCACTGCCGCCCCGTCATCGCCGTGCACGGCcaccgccaaccgccgcccGTCGCTGCACACAAACTACATCTGCCGCAAGCAAAAACAGGCTTAGGGAATAGGGGGAGCAAGGTGAGGAAGAAAGAAGTGGTATAGAGGCTGACGCGTAGGTCCCGCTGTCATAGACTCTGAATAGAGAGGATGAATGGAGAGAtggttggagatgctctaaggaTGAATTGACTAGCCAAATTAAATGGAGAGTTAACTAAATAGATATTTGGCGTCCGATTTAaagagactgttggagatgctctaaggcGTGTAGGGCCATCTTACCTCGCCTTAACGCCTTTACAACCATTGGAAGCAGGATTTACTGAAATAATTGTTTTCCAGTACTATGCATGATGTCGGTTTCAGGTGTTTGCAAACAGAAATGTAGGGTTAGTAGACAGTAAACAAAATAAGTAACAACTTTCGCAACAACAATTTTATTATTCCTCTTTGCTAAAAAAGAGCTACAAAACCGTCGACGGATGGCACAATAATGCAACAATATGCCCACATttacaaatttatttattttgccaCCATTCCGGATTTTCCatttattatttgcattgttcTTACATATGCTAGGTAGCTCGCCATCAAAGCACTCCTGACATTGTCTTTGCGTACCTTCTTCAGATCTCACTAAACGACTTGATAGTCCGGAAACCATGATTCTCAGGGAGCGGTGCATTTCCCGGGCGAATGGAGATTATTACCTCAAAacctgaaaaagaaaatgtcgggaaagaaaaatataatatgaaatctTGACCCAAGGAAACGAATGATAGCTTGAAATGATCACATGATTAGGAATGGCACCCAGAGAGGTCGACTGGTTAAAGCTAAAGCATCTTATCCACCAAATAAAAGCATGAACATTCCCATGAATATTTGACCAGAACTAGTCATTACCTGCACTTTTTGCAGCAACAGCTTCTTGGAAGACATCGGTGATAAATAAGATCTGAGCAGGACTGTCCACCCCAAGTGATTGCGAAATCTCAAAGTAGCTCCTTGTTTCTCTTTTGTTACTGCGGTTTATGCGAGATGGAATCATAATTTCACTACCATTTTTCAGTATATGCAGAGAAATAGAAATGGAACAAGAAATCATACCCGGTTGTGGTGTCAAAGAAACCACAGAGGTATTGTCGCAGATCACCATAGGCCGTATTGCCAAATAATAGCCTTTGCGCCTCCCGGCTGCCACTTGAGTATATGTAGACCTATTTGCAGGTATATTATTTGTTATCATGTCATCTAATACTAATACAcctttttttgtattttttgcaatggatgattcaaaaatttgaaattgATATTGTTTAGCACTATCTAGGGTCAACGTTCTTGACCCAAGTTGGCAGCTAGTAATAACTATAGTAAACCATGAAAACATATTAGGAGCCATGAAAAGTTTAAAGTTCACACTTCCACACGAATTTGACTAAAGAGATACCTTCATGCCACTAGCATGCCAGTGCTTTAGCGCCTCGGGGACATCATCGAAAACAACTCCTTGCAGTTCTTTACTTTCAAAACCAGTCCTCCATATGTGGCCCTGGAATTTGCATTAAAAATGCTGAAATCCATCAAAGAAACAGGAATATGCTTGCAGCACCGAAAAAGAATGTGGACTAATCTACCTGGAGTTGTTTCAACGACGTAATCTTCCTGTCTGCTTTAATCATCGATTCAACATTAGCAACTAATGCATTGATAACCTCTTCTTTGTCAGCATCGTCAGGTGGAATTGGAACAGACCCAACAATTCCATTTTTCAGGTCTTCTTCAACCTGAATAATGAATGCTAATATGTTATATCTTGCATAAAACAGAGATGGGCACATTCACGTGGCCTAGTGGTAAAACTCATGGTTCTGGTGGTGAGGACTCCAGCCACTTTCCACCATGGTGGTAAAACAGTTAACTACGTCCACAAATAGGAAGTTGAGGAACCAAAATTGGTATGGTAACTTAGATCAAATCTAAcaattcaaaacaaaataattttcacAGGGCTAATCAAATAGTATGACTTAAATACCATCGACAAATACTTAGATGGTACAAGCTTGCAGCCTTACAGGATCAACAGCTTCATGGGATGTGCAAAATTGATTTATCATAACTTACTTGGATGCGCAATAGTTTGATGTCCTCTTTGGTTTCATCAGAACTATATGTTGAAGTCAGATGCTTTCGCACATTATCACGGGCATAGGGAAACATCACATCAGTCACAAATGATATTGGAGTAGTTGTTCCCTCAATGTCAAGAACAACACAATGCTGCAAGAGAACACAAAGGTTAGCTATTTGTATTCCAGAAACATATTATATGGATGAGTTGACCAGATGTAGCAACCACAAAGTTAAGAAAGTACACAAACAATAACACCTAGTACTCACTGCTGCAAAACGGTACACTATAAGatctaaaaaaatcatttagaaGGTAGATTTTGCAAATACTCAGAACAAAGAACAGACCTTTGATGATTTGGAATCAGGGCATCCATTTGGAATACTAGAGCTTAGAACACTGCGTGGTCTTTTGGCACTGTTTATTGGACCATGCTCAGGAGTTGTCCAATCAATACCCAATTGATAGAGCTTGATGGCAGCATCAAAAAGGTAATGATAGCATTCAGCCTGAAAAGCACAGGCATAGCAATTAAGTAAATATATGTCATGGCATAAAGTCCAGGAACCATTATCCCTCACAATGTGTGCATGACCACAGTTAtatttagagtaaattgcacagTTGGTACATGAACTTACAAGGTGGATGCGATTTAGTACATGCATATGTAAATCGCTCATTTCAGTGCATAAACTTGTCTAATACGTGCAAACTAGAGCCAAAACAATATGTTGTAACTAATTTCACTAAGTTGAGCACTGATTAGGATGTTATGTAGGCTCACATGTCAATATGATGTTACGTAAATATGCATATAGTCAATCAAACATACAATAAGTCATGTTAATTATACATAAAGGGAGTATGCAATGGATACGAAATAAATGAAGAACAAGGTTAAATTATTTACACATACGACATATCTCATACCCTCACGTGTGCGCCTGACATTCTATAATCAGACGAACTCAACATGAATAGTCACAAGTTTTGGACTAGCACGCACGCTCTAGATAAGTTCATGCACCATAATgagtattttacaagtttgtgtactaaattgcacccacctaacaagtttATATACCGCCAAAGCGCCAACACAATATACCCTtatatttatcacaaaactattaTCAAATAGCAGGCTTGATATAAATATTATTGAAGTGCATCTAACAGATAGTCATATAATTAATGTATACCCACGACCTAGGTAGTCTTGAAGATATTGATGAACAAGGGCATAGTGTAAGGAGATTACTATTTGATTGTTGAAAGAGCTGACAATCTAAaatgaagaaataaacaaagtaaaAATGAGAGGTTAGAAAAACATACCTGTGTCTTGGCATTGATCCAGGAATCACCCCATACATAAATTCCATGGTTCCGTACAAGGACTGCAGTTGCCTTAGGGTATGCTGCAATCTGTTATATATTTTCACATCAGTTCTCTAGATCCATCCAAAATATTCTATTTGTTCTTTGTTATTTGTTGTTTTGGTCATTAACATAGTCTCCAATACACAGTTTTGATCACTACTTTTCAAttgtatataaaaattatatatctgtTAATATCATTTCTATGAGTGACGAGCTTACATTGTTTTGCGCATAGTAGTAAGCTTAAGTTTAAAGGTTTGACTGCAGTAATGTACATAATCCAAAATGACATATTGAGAATGGAGGTAATATTGAGAATAACCTCCTCATAATCAACATCAATTTAATAAGTTTTGTAAGTTAAATCCTAAATGACAGATGAACGAGATGGTTGTAACGATTGCTTCATTGCCTACAGGTTGGCCAATCCCGTTGTTAGAACAATATCTATTTTATCCACACGAAGTTATGAGAACAACAGACTACAAAtataatatttgtttttttgcGAAGATTGAGAAACTGAAACTCCAAAGAAGGACAATAGTAACATACCGCCTCAGCCAGTGAGTCAGTGAGCTCATACTCATAAGGAGTGTTCTCAATTATAGGAACCACCAATTCGTCACGGTAACCATGGCCTTTAATTCCTTTAATCATTTCCATATGTGTCATCTGTAAGATAGAATAGCAGTATATGGTCAAATAAAGATTTCCATATCACAGTCACTTTAGAGGTGGATCTAcgactaaaaaaaatcaatcaaatgAGATAATACTATGACTATCATAAGTTCTACTGACTGAAAACCCTGGCCATATGCAAACAGCAAATAGTTTCTGCTATTAGCTTTGCCTACTACAAACACAATGAACAAATTACCAACCTTATTGAAATAGTGGATACATAtgatattttggatttttctgAGTTTGCTTTCGAATTAATTAGCCAATAGAATAGTGTTGGAATAGCACTGATGTCTTGGATATGCTAAGCAATATGTGGGGATGGTAAACTTCATGTTTAAATttaatactctctctgtccctaaatataagggattttggttggatgtgacttatcctagtacaacgaatctggacaggctttatgtccagattcgttgtactagaatgtgtcacatccaaccaaaatcccttatatttagggacagagggagtacattctAGTATCATGACATCCCGACCAATGTATGCATCGTGCACTTCTCTAAATATTGGAATCAACAGTGTACCAAATTTAGAAAATATGTATGACATTATTCCAACTGGTCCTGATAGCTGATGCATGTCTGTGTGAAATCAATAATCGAtcaaatcttttaaaaaatgttCACCACTCTTTTTAGTACATATGTAATAATGTCTGCcatgaaatgaaaaacaaaTGGAGCAAACATAATCTCCAATTTATTGAATAGTGCATCATCTAGAAGGTTAGCACTTAATTGTTAATACCATGGAAGTTCTTGTAATGGAAAAGTAAGCGGAAATCTAAAAATATGAACAATTATCCATTTTTCAATTTGACACATTAGATCAGACAGAAAAATGTCCATAATGTGGTACACTACATGAGAAATGGTGTATTTTCTTAGTACTACCACATTTTTGTAAACATCACAGCTAACTTCATGAGAAATATAAAGCAGAACTGGAACATTAGCTAAGATTCATGGGGAAAAGAGACAAGTGGGTTCACCCTAAACTCTTTTGCACCAGGATCAAGCATGGTTGCAATGCAAGTTTCCATCCCATGGCTATGAATAACAGCCCCAGCTCCTCTCATCAGATAAGCCTGCAAAATACCAATGAAAATTAGACAATTTAGACTAAAACAAGTTGAAGCGGACAAATTAAGCAAAGGATAGCACTGATAACCTTCATGAACAGAGGAGCACAGTCAGTACATTTTGGAGGCTTGTTTGGCCATGGCTTTGATACAGGTGAGGAGAGCACCTTCCCATCTGCTGACAGCACATACATGTCCTCTGCCACCATCCTCTCCTTCTGCACACCTGAGAATGtgattaaaatttcttatatcGTTTCTTTTGGTTCAAATCGCAACCTTAGTGCTCACAGAAGTTATGGTCGACTGGTAGAAAATCACGTTCTGTTTAGTGATTCAGGTTTTCAGCTTTGTTTCATCCCCATGATTGATTTGTGGCGCTAGACAAACCTCTTTCCACATCAATAGGCATGTCCAAAATTGCAAAATCATGTTTTCATCAAAAGAGGATAACATTGTATCTTTATAGCAGGCCTAGATAATGAAATGCTCAAGGTGGTCCAATACTGGACATTACAACTACGCACAGGTTTACACAAGTATTTTTAAAG harbors:
- the LOC4350523 gene encoding uncharacterized protein isoform X2, encoding MVLGQLALWSKIANEASCGSPRWIGKSLSCVCIKRKGAYERICMNLTPVQEERLQRLRHRMKVYFDPSRRDHQEALKALWHATYPDQELQGLISEQWKDMGWQGRDPSTDFRGAGFISLENLLFFAKTFSASFQRLLKKQCGNRATWEYPFAVAGVNITFMIMQMLDLQSTKPRTFVRAVFIQMLSEDEWAFDLLYCVAFVVMDKQWLDKNASYMDFNEILKSTRTQLERELLLDDVMRIEDMPSYSLLC
- the LOC4350523 gene encoding uncharacterized protein isoform X1, with protein sequence MEAAAAAAAAAEAHHHNLHGCLAVRAPVPRCSLGGGGGGGAAAMGGSSDEASCGSPRWIGKSLSCVCIKRKGAYERICMNLTPVQEERLQRLRHRMKVYFDPSRRDHQEALKALWHATYPDQELQGLISEQWKDMGWQGRDPSTDFRGAGFISLENLLFFAKTFSASFQRLLKKQCGNRATWEYPFAVAGVNITFMIMQMLDLQSTKPRTFVRAVFIQMLSEDEWAFDLLYCVAFVVMDKQWLDKNASYMDFNEILKSTRTQLERELLLDDVMRIEDMPSYSLLC
- the LOC4350524 gene encoding probable bifunctional methylthioribulose-1-phosphate dehydratase/enolase-phosphatase E1 — protein: MACCGGGRGEGAAATESEAYLEGEAVREARELVAELCRHFYGQGWVTGTGGSITVKANDPALPLADQLIVMSPSGVQKERMVAEDMYVLSADGKVLSSPVSKPWPNKPPKCTDCAPLFMKAYLMRGAGAVIHSHGMETCIATMLDPGAKEFRMTHMEMIKGIKGHGYRDELVVPIIENTPYEYELTDSLAEAIAAYPKATAVLVRNHGIYVWGDSWINAKTQAECYHYLFDAAIKLYQLGIDWTTPEHGPINSAKRPRSVLSSSIPNGCPDSKSSKHCVVLDIEGTTTPISFVTDVMFPYARDNVRKHLTSTYSSDETKEDIKLLRIQVEEDLKNGIVGSVPIPPDDADKEEVINALVANVESMIKADRKITSLKQLQGHIWRTGFESKELQGVVFDDVPEALKHWHASGMKVYIYSSGSREAQRLLFGNTAYGDLRQYLCGFFDTTTGNKRETRSYFEISQSLGVDSPAQILFITDVFQEAVAAKSAGFEVIISIRPGNAPLPENHGFRTIKSFSEI
- the LOC9268243 gene encoding pentatricopeptide repeat-containing protein At5g66520 gives rise to the protein MAAAAAAAVGARGGIRRRPNLSLLADRCATPRALAAVHAAMLVSGRLADDAFAASRLLAAHAALSPPGAVLRLLASLPCAPNSFMLNITLRALASSPDPASALRFFSLLRRGSGGGGGSYSPGRHTFTFLLKASARLPLRASEQLHALAVRHGLERDAYVANGLVRAYSLAGLVPLARRVFDGLPERSAVVCTTMVSGYAQNGMHEDAMRSFEEMVGDGIEPHGAALASVLSSCARSGSRGLEMGRRVHELMESRRVTAPVVGAILGTALVDMYAKTGAMEEATAVFDRMPERQTATWNALITGLAHHGHGEVALATFHRMRRDGVPPNGATLVGVLSAYGCTGRLDEARRVFASMEKDFAVAPTIQHYGCMVDLLGRSGLLTEAEEMIRGMTTCDADTVIWGALLNACKNHGDIDVAERAVQEMLKLDPGNHGVYVVLSNMYAEAGRWQDVDRLRKVMKRARLSKIPGSSTVAGDDS